The sequence TGTCGTTGCAGATGGAGTTTTAGCAAAAGTCCGCAATGTTCTAGGATTTGAAAAATAGAATCTCAAAATAAAAGCCTAATAGATTTACTTTCTATTAGGCTTTTTTCTTATCTCAAAATTTGCATTTTTAAGCTCTGCCAAGGCGCACCATCAAAAGGATTAATCGAATAATAACGATAATAACGACGGCAATAGACCAACCTGAAAATCCTGATGAACTGCTGGCATTGTCTACTCTTTCCTGAGCTGCATCAAGCTGATTTTTATTTTTTCTGAACAAATTATTCAACTCAGAATCAACTGCATTATAGTTTACCAAAGACGAAATCATCGGGTTTATCAATTCATGCCTTACGACCGAATTGCTATGCAAATTGTACACTTTGTTGTAAACCGCTCTAATTTTTTCATCTTTTTCAGCTGATCTGAAATGAGAAACCAGAACATAAAAACTGCGGTATTTTAAAAACTCAACTGTTTCACTTACAGCAGATGGCTGTAAACTTCCATTAACAGTTTGAATGGCATAATCTAATTTTTCAGACACTTTATTGCTCAATCGCTCTAACGAACTTTCAGGCAAATATTCCTTAACTTCAAACAAATCATCAATATTATCGAATCGATTATTAGTGATGTAATATTCTAAAATCGCATCCAAATCTTTAGACAAAAATTTATCGATAAAGATCCTAACATCTTCTTTGCTAGAGGAAATTGGATGATCAGAAATAAACCTGTTTCGAGAATAATTCTTTTTAGAAAAAAAGTTGTAAAGAATTCGATTATTGCAAACAAACAAGAGCTGATTTGCATAACTCTCCATTGCTAAAACCAAATTTTCTCCTAAATCAGGCATTACATTTGTGTTGCCAGATCGCTCAATTTCAAACTGTTTTTTTGCTTTTTCAATGTCTTCAGAGCTGAAAGATCGTAGGTTTGCATTGTAAATTCCAGCGTTTTCAAATAATTCAATTATATTCATTTAACTTAAGGTTTTTGGTTAAAACAAATATATTCTTTTATTTATTTCGTGCTAATTTTTCTATTAAAAACCCATTAAATTGCTTCAAACATTTTCCCTGGCAGTGGTCTGATTAAGCCCTTAAGCTCCATATTCAAAAGAATTCCAGACAATCTAAAAATTGGGAAATTACATTCTAATGCAATGATGTCCAGAAGTTCTTTTCCATTTTTAATCAAGAAATTATAAATAACTTCTTCATCAGAATCTAGTTCTACAAAAAGCTGTCTTTGAATCGGTTTTGGTTTATTTTCAAGATCCCAATTCAGCACATAAATCAAATCGGCTGCGCTTGTTAAAACATTCGCTTTTTGAGTTTTGATTAAGTTATTGCATCCTTGACTGTATCGGTCTGAAACACGGCCAGGAACTGCAAAAACTTCTCTGTTGTAGTCATTTGCTAAATTGGCGGTAATTAAAGAACCGCCTTTATCTGCAGATTCAATTACGACGGTGGCTTCTGTCATTCCAGCTACAATTCGGTTTCGGCGCACAAATTTTTCTTTATCTGGATTTGAAGAGCTCCAAAATTCCGTAATAAATCCGCCGTTTTCTTCCATTTTAGCAATGTACTTTTTATGCGTTCTTGGATAAACTTGATTTAATCCATGCGCCAAAACGCCAATCGTTTGCAAATTGTTTTCCATAGCTATTTGATGCGCCACAATATCAACTCCATAAGCAAATCCGCTGACAATAACAGGATCAAGAAGAACGAGATCTTCGATAAGTTTTTTACAAAAATCAATTCCATACGAAGTAACTTGACGTGTACCCACAATACTGATTAACTTTTTGTTTTTCAAGTTGATATTTCCAGAAGTAAAAATCAAAACCGGTGCGTCTATACAATGTTTCAAACGATCTGGATAATCATCATCTTGAAAATAGGATACATTTATTTTCTCTTTGCGGATGAACTCTAATTCAAGACTGGCTTTCTCAAAAGCACTTTTATCCTTCAAATTTTTAAGCAAAACGGCACCAATGCCATCAATACTGGCAATTTGAACCGCTTTTGCTTTAAA comes from Flavobacterium sp. KACC 22761 and encodes:
- the dprA gene encoding DNA-processing protein DprA; translated protein: MSDQELFYLLALLKVDGVGDIMAKKLLLHCGSAEAVFKAKAVQIASIDGIGAVLLKNLKDKSAFEKASLELEFIRKEKINVSYFQDDDYPDRLKHCIDAPVLIFTSGNINLKNKKLISIVGTRQVTSYGIDFCKKLIEDLVLLDPVIVSGFAYGVDIVAHQIAMENNLQTIGVLAHGLNQVYPRTHKKYIAKMEENGGFITEFWSSSNPDKEKFVRRNRIVAGMTEATVVIESADKGGSLITANLANDYNREVFAVPGRVSDRYSQGCNNLIKTQKANVLTSAADLIYVLNWDLENKPKPIQRQLFVELDSDEEVIYNFLIKNGKELLDIIALECNFPIFRLSGILLNMELKGLIRPLPGKMFEAI